Below is a genomic region from Sphingomonas phyllosphaerae.
GCAGTTGATGCAATTCTTCGGTCGGCACGACGGCGAGGATCGGGTGACATTGCAATGACGATCGACGCGTGGCTGCTCGAACGACTGGTGTGCCCGGCGACTCGGACGCCGTTGCGCTACGATGCCGATCGGCAGGAGCTGGTGTCGGAGGCGGCGGGCATCGCCTATCCGGTGCGCGACGGGGTGCCGGTGCTGCTGGTCGAGGCGGGACGGCGGCTGGACTCCTCGTCATTCCGGACTTGATCCGGGATCCCGCTTCTTTTCCACCGAAGTAAAGGGCGGAGCCCCGGATCGGGTCTGGGGCGACGGCACCTACCGCATCGCCAGTTGCGGGAAGGCGGCGCGGAACCCTGCCACCTTTGGCTTGTCCCAGCGCACGATATAGGGATGCGTCGGGTTCCGACGGAAGAAATCCTGATGATAGGATTCGGCCGGATAGAAGCGGCCCGCCTCCAGCCGCGTCACGATCGGCTGCGAGAAGGCGTGGGCCTGTCTCAGTTGCGCGATATAGGCGGCGGCGACCGCGCGCTGCTCCGGCGTCTGCGGGAAGATCGCCGAGCGATAGCTGGTGCCGCTGTCGGGACCCTGACGGTTCAGCTGCGTCGGATCGTGCGCGATCGAAAAATAGACGCGCAGCAAGGTGGCATAGCTGACCACGCGCGGGTCGTAGGTGATGCGGATCGCCTCGGCGTGGCGCGTCGTCTCGCTGCTGACCGCCTGATAATTGGCGCTCTGCGCGGTGCCGCCGGCATAGCCCGCCACGACATCGCGGACGCCCTTCACCTGCTGGAACACCGCCTCCATGCCCCAGAAGCAGCCGCCGGCCAGCACGGCAATCTGCATTCCCGCGGTCGCGGGCACGTCGCGCGCCGCGGCGGGGATCGAGACGGCGCGCTCGGCCTGGGCGGTGCCGCAGCCGGCGAGCAGGAGCGGCAGCGCCGCGATGAGGGCGAGAAAGCGCGTCATGCGCCTGATATGGGTTGGCAAGCGTCGCTCCGCCAGAGCGACCGACAGCGGATCAGCGCGTGGCGTGCGTCGCCGCATAGGCGTTGGTCGGCAGCTCAGGCTGCGCGGCGTGGATCGCCAGCATCCCGGCGGCACCGATCAGGAAACCACCCGCGAACTGCCATGCGAAGCTGGACTTGATGAAGCGGATCATCAGCTGCTCTCTTTTCCTTGGCCGCGTGTGCGGCATGTCGCTCATTCGTCATCAAGTCGCAAAAGCAAGTGACGACGAACGCAACATTAGCCTCGACGCCTGAACGCCGGCTTGGCCGCTCGTTCATCTGGCGTCGATATACGGACAGCGACGCTGCCGCTCCATCGCAGAGTGCGAAAGCGATCGTTTCGCGAAAGCGCCTATTTCAGCGCGGCACACGCCGCCTGGATGCGCTGGCACGCCTCGGTCAGCAGCGCCTCCGAGGTGGCGTAGCTGATCCGCATCGCCGGTGAGACGCCGAACGCCACGCCCTGCACCGCCGCGACCTTGGCATCGTCGAGCAGGTAGCCGACGAAATCGCTATCGGTTTCGATCCGCTTGCCCGTCGGGGTCGACTTGCCGATCACGCCTGCGACGCTGGGATAGACGTAGAAGGCGCCTTCGGGCTTCGGGCAGGTGATGCCCTCGGCCGCGTTGAGCATGTCGACCACCAGATCGCGGCGGACCTGGAACGCCTGTGCCCGCTCCTTGAGGAACGACTGATCGCCGGTCAGCGCCGCGGTCGCCGCGGCCTGCGCGATCGAGCACGGATTGCTGGTCGATTGCGACTGGAGCTTGGCCATCGCCTTGATGAGCCAGGTCGCGCCGGCCGCGAAGCCGATCCGCCAGCCGGTCATCGCATACGCCTTGGAACAGCCGTTGACGGTCAACGTCCGCTCGTAGAGCGATGGGCAGACCTCGGCGATCGTGGCGAAGCGGAAATCGTCATAGACGATATGCTCGTACATATCGTCGGCGAAGATCCAGACGTGCGGATGCCGCTCCAGCACCGCGCCCAGCGCCTTCAGCTCGTCGACGGTATAGGCCGCGCCGGTCGGGTTCGACGGCGAGTTGAGGATCAGCCACTTGGTCTTCGGCGTGATCGCCGCCTCGAGCATCGCCGGGGTCAGCTTATAGCCGACGTCCGCGCCCGCCGCGACGATCACCGGGATCGCGCCCGCGAACTGCACGACGTCGGGATAGCTGACCCAATAGGGCGCCGGCACGATCACCTCGTCGCCCGCGTCCAGCGTCGCGACCAATGCGTTGAAGAGCGTATGCTTGCCGCCGACGTTCACGCTGATCTGCGCCGGGGTGTAGTCCAGCCCGTTGTCGCGCTTGAACTTGGCGACAATCGCGTCCTTCAGCTCGGCGGTGCCGTCGACGTTCGTGTACTTCGTCTTGCCGGCGCGGATCGCCGCGATCGCCGCCTCCTTCACGAAGTCCGGCGTGTCGAAATCGGGCTCGCCCGCGCCCAGCCCGATCACGTCGACGCCGGCCCGCTTCAGCTCCAGCACGCGGCTGGTGATCGCCAGCGTCGGGGAGGGATTGATGCGGTCGAGCGCGGCGGAGGTGTGCATGATGGGCGCCTTTGACTAGGAAGCGCTGCGCCTATGCGACGG
It encodes:
- the msrA gene encoding peptide-methionine (S)-S-oxide reductase MsrA; translation: MTRFLALIAALPLLLAGCGTAQAERAVSIPAAARDVPATAGMQIAVLAGGCFWGMEAVFQQVKGVRDVVAGYAGGTAQSANYQAVSSETTRHAEAIRITYDPRVVSYATLLRVYFSIAHDPTQLNRQGPDSGTSYRSAIFPQTPEQRAVAAAYIAQLRQAHAFSQPIVTRLEAGRFYPAESYHQDFFRRNPTHPYIVRWDKPKVAGFRAAFPQLAMR
- a CDS encoding pyridoxal phosphate-dependent aminotransferase; the protein is MHTSAALDRINPSPTLAITSRVLELKRAGVDVIGLGAGEPDFDTPDFVKEAAIAAIRAGKTKYTNVDGTAELKDAIVAKFKRDNGLDYTPAQISVNVGGKHTLFNALVATLDAGDEVIVPAPYWVSYPDVVQFAGAIPVIVAAGADVGYKLTPAMLEAAITPKTKWLILNSPSNPTGAAYTVDELKALGAVLERHPHVWIFADDMYEHIVYDDFRFATIAEVCPSLYERTLTVNGCSKAYAMTGWRIGFAAGATWLIKAMAKLQSQSTSNPCSIAQAAATAALTGDQSFLKERAQAFQVRRDLVVDMLNAAEGITCPKPEGAFYVYPSVAGVIGKSTPTGKRIETDSDFVGYLLDDAKVAAVQGVAFGVSPAMRISYATSEALLTEACQRIQAACAALK
- a CDS encoding Trm112 family protein; its protein translation is MTIDAWLLERLVCPATRTPLRYDADRQELVSEAAGIAYPVRDGVPVLLVEAGRRLDSSSFRT